In a genomic window of Oreochromis niloticus isolate F11D_XX unplaced genomic scaffold, O_niloticus_UMD_NMBU tig00001906_pilon, whole genome shotgun sequence:
- the LOC109196986 gene encoding uncharacterized protein LOC109196986 gives MSLSCNSPCIALTDHDMDLICAEATPGMITGRSTAGPKDTFDHRMKHLKVRTKHRTMKNKPYSIPTTPQNVPRGASLLDDDLTREDSNPTLPTVLYYSDPLSTVTEVLRNDGRFLGDCQLATSYDGEHNVDAADVLISGETPICQWQPNELCIVGRTTPPPDEDHMFTYPYECTVCREESSIATLTGPTHAMLLLCVKRWFAGVSISYRHDSSDFHPKFTTLPMIHVVG, from the exons ATGTCCTTATCGTGTAACTCTCCATGTATAGCCTTGACTGACCATGACATGGACCTCATCTGCGCGGAGGCCACCCCCGGTATGATAACTGGCCGGTCCACAGCGGGGCCCAAAGACACGTTTGATCATCGCATGAAACACCTGAAAGTTCGCACAAAGCACCGCACCATGAAAAACAAGCCTTACTCTATACCTACGACACCGCAGAACGTACCGAGAGGCGCGTCGCTCCTGGACGATGACCTAACCCGAGAGGACTCCAACCCAACGTTACCCACCGTGTTATATTACAGCGACCCGCTGTCCACGGTCACCGAAGTGCTGAGGAACGACGGTCGGTTTCTCGGTGATTGTCAACTCGCCACATCTTACGATGGCGAGCATAACGTGGACGCAGCTGATGTCCTCATTTCAGGAGAGACACCCATTTGTCAGTGGCAGCCCAATGAGCTGTGCATTGTGG GTAGAACAACGCCCCCACCTGACGAGGATCACATGTTCACATACCCTTACGAATGCACCGTCTGCCGAGAGGAAA GCTCGATAGCCACATTGACCGGTCCCACGCACGCCATGCTGCTATTATGTGTAAAGCGCTGGTTCGCCG GTGTCAGCATCTCGTACAGACACGATAGCAGCGACTTCCATCCCAAGTTCACAA CTTTACCAATGATCCACGTAGTGGGATAA
- the LOC109201506 gene encoding uncharacterized protein LOC109201506, with translation MAVEQLRSWQHDIAERCTHLTESIFDRYMDEDEALDTTDMMEIQNHVHRLRALVEYSLQDQVRAKVLLSAVRDTNPHLYKDLLDLGPRGKTERKLTQFKLTHAAERALGSTLPTFHRAVRDGSFLDNITRVDAAVDIMVQEELILPDEQYMLYHINKTTAGKVRAIRCLFRCPTVPDEAKASIALILAVYNLHAFGIFTNDPDGLLETV, from the exons ATGGCTGTGGAACAACTCAGGTCCTGGCAGCATGATATTGCAGAGCGGTGCACTCACCTAACCGAAAGTATTTTTGACAGATACATGGACGAGGACGAGGCCCTAGACACAACAGATATGATGGAAATACAAAACCATGTGCATCGCCTACGAGCCCTAGTTGAATACAGCTTGCAGGATCAGGTGCGAGCCAAAGTGTTACTGTCAGCGGTCCGTGACACTAATCCCCACTTGTACAAGGACTTGTTGGACCTGGGACCAAGGGGGAAGACAG AACGAAAACTGACACAGTTCAAGTTAACCCATGCAGCCGAGCGCGCGCTCGGCTCCACGCTGCCCACGTTCCATCGTGCCGTCAGAGACGGCAGCTTCCTGGACAACATCACGAGGGTCGATGCGGCTGTCGACATCATGGTTCAGGAAGAGCTGATCTTACCCGATGAACAATATATGCTATAtcacataaataaaaccacCGCGGGGAAGGTGCGTGCGATCAGATGCCTCTTTAGATGCCCTACGGTACCCGACGAGGCCAAGGCCAGCATCGCGCTGATTCTGGCCGTGTACAACTTACACGCCTTCGGTATCTTCACCAACGACCCCGACGGTTTGTTGGAGACTGTGTAG